One Campylobacter massiliensis DNA window includes the following coding sequences:
- a CDS encoding sensor histidine kinase — protein sequence MNTTQNKKKYLISLKTYTAAMFIFVFCVLCIAASAAILAYERIFEVKLGMFWGIISFCAIVMGAGGAIFYAVSAYFLRYVESFRLAAGKIARGDFAVRVARKNYKRGADSEYLHELDELAANINLTAAALEKMDYMQKDFISNVSHELKTPLSVISGYCEIAQDETNKARRNEYLDLIKEQAGALSRLCEDMLLLSRLDSQAGVNLDENVRVDEQLRKAAAMLMQKYDGQEFDLDLVAVSVRSNASMLAQIWVNLMDNALKYSAADIGVSCREEGGRLIVCISDEGAGIEAKKLEKIYDKFYQCEESHKGKGSGLGLSIVRRIVYLLGGEISLESEPGRGTTASVKIPNARKI from the coding sequence ATGAATACTACGCAAAATAAGAAAAAATACCTAATCAGCCTAAAAACCTACACCGCGGCGATGTTTATCTTCGTCTTTTGCGTGCTTTGCATCGCGGCATCGGCGGCGATACTGGCTTACGAGCGGATATTTGAGGTGAAGCTTGGGATGTTTTGGGGCATTATCAGCTTTTGCGCGATCGTGATGGGCGCGGGCGGAGCGATATTTTACGCGGTATCGGCCTATTTTTTGAGATACGTCGAGAGCTTTAGGCTAGCAGCTGGCAAGATCGCTAGAGGCGACTTCGCCGTTAGAGTCGCGCGTAAAAACTACAAGCGCGGCGCGGATAGCGAGTACCTGCATGAGCTGGACGAACTAGCGGCAAATATAAATTTGACCGCGGCGGCGCTAGAAAAGATGGACTACATGCAAAAGGACTTCATTTCAAACGTCTCGCACGAGCTAAAAACGCCTCTAAGCGTCATCAGCGGCTACTGCGAGATCGCGCAGGACGAGACGAACAAAGCGCGCAGAAACGAGTATCTAGACCTCATAAAAGAGCAGGCGGGTGCACTAAGCAGGCTGTGCGAGGATATGCTGCTACTCTCGCGCCTAGATAGCCAAGCGGGCGTAAATTTGGACGAAAACGTGCGCGTAGACGAGCAGCTGCGAAAGGCCGCGGCGATGCTAATGCAAAAGTACGACGGGCAGGAGTTTGATCTAGATCTAGTCGCCGTAAGCGTACGCAGCAACGCCTCGATGCTGGCGCAAATTTGGGTAAATTTGATGGATAACGCGCTGAAATACTCAGCCGCCGATATCGGCGTGAGCTGCCGCGAGGAGGGCGGGCGGCTTATCGTTTGCATTAGCGACGAGGGGGCGGGCATCGAGGCTAAAAAGCTTGAAAAAATCTACGATAAATTTTATCAATGCGAGGAGTCTCACAAGGGCAAGGGTAGCGGTCTGGGGTTATCTATCGTGCGGCGTATAGTTTATCTTTTGGGCGGTGAGATAAGCCTTGAAAGCGAGCCGGGGCGCGGCACGACTGCTAGCGTGAAAATCCCAAACGCGCGTAAAATTTGA
- a CDS encoding AzlC family ABC transporter permease: MHFSYVFKLSVPIFMGYFPLGVAFGILAKSMGVSAFIAIALSTLAYGGAAQFMMLSLFSVGTGLFEVFIVSYLVNLRHTFYGLALLKEYKDLKFRLFNIATLTDETFAIFKALKISDAAERSYVFTRLNLISWLYWAAGTAVGCLAGGLIKVDTSGLEFSLTALFIVIVMEMFKNDKNYKVLGAACLFGVAGVALMPAKAMLVGSMALCFIFILVFKDKL, translated from the coding sequence TTGCATTTTAGTTACGTTTTTAAGCTTAGCGTTCCGATATTTATGGGCTATTTTCCCCTTGGCGTCGCCTTTGGGATACTGGCTAAAAGCATGGGCGTTAGCGCATTTATCGCCATCGCTCTTAGCACGTTAGCATACGGCGGCGCGGCGCAGTTTATGATGCTCTCGCTTTTTAGCGTTGGCACGGGGCTTTTTGAGGTTTTTATCGTCTCGTATCTGGTAAATTTACGCCATACTTTTTACGGGCTGGCGCTTTTAAAAGAGTACAAAGATCTCAAATTTCGCCTTTTTAATATCGCGACCCTCACGGACGAAACTTTTGCGATATTTAAGGCGCTTAAGATCTCGGACGCGGCGGAGCGCAGTTATGTTTTTACGCGTTTAAATTTGATCTCGTGGCTCTACTGGGCGGCGGGAACTGCGGTCGGATGCCTAGCCGGCGGACTGATAAAGGTCGATACGAGCGGGCTTGAGTTTAGCCTCACGGCGCTTTTTATCGTGATCGTGATGGAGATGTTTAAAAACGATAAAAACTATAAGGTGCTAGGCGCGGCGTGCTTGTTTGGAGTCGCCGGCGTAGCGCTCATGCCCGCTAAAGCGATGCTGGTAGGCTCGATGGCGCTTTGCTTTATTTTTATTTTAGTTTTTAAGGATAAGCTTTGA
- a CDS encoding LysE family translocator, whose amino-acid sequence MNYLLFAVTFFPISLMPGINMTYAMSIGMSLGYVRALPMMSGQLASLALVGICCMLGVGAVLAHYSFAFKVLNVIAGLYLLYLGAMLFFSKGQLSITKVSQLPSKKQMFLNGAVVCISNPKAWIFLSALLPTFLDANDPFSLPRILSITVTLVFIEFCSLSIYALGGAILKKFLQTHLRLLEIFTAVIICAIGVLMMLR is encoded by the coding sequence ATGAACTACCTACTTTTTGCCGTTACGTTTTTCCCTATCAGCCTGATGCCGGGCATCAACATGACCTACGCTATGAGTATCGGCATGAGCCTAGGCTACGTGCGCGCGCTGCCGATGATGTCGGGGCAGCTCGCCTCTCTGGCCTTAGTAGGTATTTGCTGTATGCTAGGAGTGGGCGCCGTTTTGGCGCATTATAGCTTCGCGTTTAAGGTTTTAAACGTCATAGCGGGGCTTTATCTGCTGTATCTGGGCGCTATGCTGTTTTTTAGCAAGGGGCAGCTTAGTATCACGAAGGTCTCTCAGCTGCCGAGTAAAAAGCAGATGTTTTTAAACGGCGCCGTGGTCTGTATCTCAAATCCTAAGGCGTGGATTTTTCTATCGGCTTTGTTGCCGACTTTTTTGGACGCGAACGATCCTTTTAGCCTGCCTCGCATACTCTCTATCACGGTTACGCTCGTTTTTATCGAGTTTTGCTCGCTTAGCATCTATGCTCTTGGCGGCGCGATACTCAAGAAATTTTTGCAAACCCATCTGCGACTCTTGGAGATTTTTACAGCCGTTATCATCTGCGCTATCGGCGTTTTGATGATGCTTCGCTAA
- a CDS encoding flagellar hook-basal body protein, producing the protein MNNGYYQATGAMVTQFNRLDVIANNLANINTIGFKRDDVVVGDFERIFKEYRDELPIENHTKDAAKFLNRTIDRVPQISEQYVDFSQGGLKFSNNDLDFAMKREDLFFLVEVKPGDVRLTKNGSFNLDEDGFLVTKEGYKVLPSDYFTNNFQGIQIPQSERFSADKNGNLYSNEEPLARLYIAQPKEIRNLTKEGDNLYVLPNLKELEDVGGEIDAVAWKYTQISNVNAVTEMVGLIETQRFVEMYQKVMTSHMDDLNQEAISKLANTKV; encoded by the coding sequence ATGAACAACGGCTACTACCAAGCAACCGGTGCCATGGTGACGCAGTTTAACCGTCTGGACGTCATCGCAAACAATCTTGCCAATATAAACACTATCGGCTTTAAGCGCGACGACGTCGTGGTGGGGGATTTTGAGAGGATTTTTAAAGAGTACCGCGACGAGTTGCCGATAGAAAACCACACGAAAGACGCGGCGAAATTTCTAAACAGAACCATAGACAGAGTACCGCAAATTTCGGAGCAATACGTGGATTTTAGCCAAGGCGGGCTTAAATTTTCAAACAACGACCTTGACTTTGCGATGAAGCGCGAGGATCTATTTTTCCTAGTCGAAGTAAAGCCAGGTGACGTACGCCTAACCAAAAACGGCTCGTTTAATCTCGACGAGGACGGATTTTTGGTAACAAAAGAGGGCTATAAAGTACTGCCGAGCGATTATTTTACGAACAATTTTCAAGGTATCCAAATCCCGCAGAGCGAGCGCTTTTCCGCTGATAAAAACGGCAATCTCTACTCAAACGAGGAACCGCTAGCTAGACTTTATATAGCGCAGCCAAAAGAGATACGAAATCTAACCAAAGAGGGCGATAATCTCTATGTTTTGCCTAATTTAAAGGAGCTTGAAGACGTGGGCGGCGAGATAGACGCGGTCGCGTGGAAATACACTCAAATCTCCAACGTAAACGCCGTGACCGAGATGGTCGGACTCATCGAGACGCAGCGCTTTGTCGAGATGTATCAAAAGGTGATGACGAGCCATATGGATGATCTAAATCAGGAAGCTATAAGTAAGCTTGCTAATACGAAAGTCTAA
- a CDS encoding YfbM family protein, producing the protein MGMSAHYYAYAQDVIEAIKNGSDGEALDEYDLDKMWDAMHKTLTGKNMFEAMSAGEIFATPNPLSWAIFGRGMAGEEGSEAVSYVDADDVKAVAKAMQSTDIGALLANVNFADFGKAGTYPEIWEHESEFEDIKAELKEHFNGLLSFYQNAAEKGLGVLIVIA; encoded by the coding sequence ATGGGAATGAGCGCGCACTACTACGCCTATGCGCAAGACGTTATCGAGGCGATCAAAAACGGCAGCGACGGCGAGGCGCTGGACGAATACGACCTAGATAAAATGTGGGACGCGATGCACAAAACTCTAACTGGCAAAAATATGTTTGAGGCGATGAGCGCAGGCGAGATTTTCGCGACGCCAAACCCGCTTAGTTGGGCGATATTTGGACGCGGCATGGCGGGCGAGGAGGGGAGTGAGGCTGTATCGTACGTGGACGCAGATGACGTAAAAGCCGTAGCCAAAGCGATGCAGAGTACCGACATTGGCGCGCTTTTGGCAAACGTAAATTTTGCAGACTTCGGTAAAGCGGGCACGTACCCCGAGATATGGGAGCACGAGAGCGAATTTGAGGATATAAAAGCCGAGCTAAAAGAGCATTTTAACGGGCTTTTGAGCTTTTATCAAAATGCCGCCGAAAAGGGTCTTGGCGTACTGATCGTGATAGCTTAG
- a CDS encoding DsrE/DsrF/TusD sulfur relay family protein translates to MKKFLLILTNQPYNGTDNAYNALRLAGALKNRGEYVRIFLMNDAVDLARNSTQKPENYDFDLVAKLKELHANGVALKVCGSCEARCGLRAGEPYFDSEIKGSMDILASWVAECDQVMTF, encoded by the coding sequence ATGAAAAAATTTCTACTCATCCTAACAAATCAGCCGTATAACGGCACGGACAACGCGTATAACGCATTGCGGCTAGCGGGAGCGCTCAAAAACAGGGGCGAATACGTTAGGATATTTCTGATGAACGACGCTGTAGATCTCGCGCGCAATAGCACGCAAAAGCCCGAAAACTACGACTTTGATCTCGTGGCGAAACTAAAAGAACTGCACGCAAACGGCGTAGCGCTAAAAGTCTGCGGCAGCTGCGAGGCTAGATGTGGTCTGCGCGCGGGAGAGCCGTATTTTGATAGCGAGATAAAAGGCAGCATGGATATCCTTGCTAGCTGGGTCGCGGAGTGCGATCAGGTGATGACTTTTTAG
- a CDS encoding type II asparaginase: MRFAVKAVIFMLLGATLAFAKPTIYILATGGTIAGSGSGALDTSYTSGTVTVDKLIAAVPEINKIATIKGEQISNIGSQEMNNEVWFKLANRVNELLTSGKADGVVITHGTDTMEETAYFLNLVVKSDKPIVMVGAMRNSGSLSADGPLNIFNAVNVAMSKEAAGKGVVVVMNDEIHAAREVTKTNTTAVDTFKSPNSGKIGTVFYGNVKFYMNPVRKHTVNSAFDITKIKELPRVDIIYSHSNDNPDFVNLAVKNGAKGIVNAGMGNGNPFPSALEALGEVVKGGVVVVRDSRVGSGETTLNGEVDDGKYGFLASDNLNAQKARVLLMLALTQTTDKAKIQEFFLTH, encoded by the coding sequence ATGCGTTTTGCGGTAAAGGCGGTGATTTTCATGCTTTTAGGAGCGACTTTGGCTTTTGCTAAGCCTACTATTTACATTTTGGCAACTGGCGGCACGATAGCCGGCAGCGGCTCTGGTGCTCTTGATACGAGCTATACCTCCGGAACCGTTACGGTCGATAAACTGATCGCCGCGGTGCCTGAAATCAACAAGATAGCGACCATCAAAGGCGAGCAGATCTCAAACATCGGCTCTCAAGAGATGAACAACGAAGTTTGGTTTAAGCTAGCAAACAGAGTAAACGAGCTGCTAACTAGCGGCAAGGCTGACGGCGTCGTCATCACACACGGAACGGATACGATGGAGGAGACGGCGTATTTTCTAAATTTAGTCGTCAAAAGCGATAAACCTATCGTTATGGTGGGCGCTATGAGAAACAGCGGTTCGCTAAGCGCGGACGGCCCTCTAAATATCTTTAACGCCGTAAATGTCGCGATGAGCAAAGAAGCCGCAGGCAAGGGCGTAGTAGTCGTGATGAACGACGAGATCCACGCGGCTAGAGAGGTAACTAAAACCAACACTACCGCGGTCGATACATTTAAATCTCCAAACAGCGGCAAGATCGGCACCGTGTTTTACGGCAACGTCAAATTTTATATGAATCCTGTTCGCAAACACACCGTAAATTCAGCATTTGACATCACGAAGATCAAAGAGCTTCCAAGGGTCGATATCATCTACAGCCACTCAAACGACAACCCGGACTTTGTAAATTTGGCCGTCAAAAACGGAGCTAAAGGCATCGTAAATGCGGGCATGGGTAACGGAAATCCATTCCCAAGCGCGCTTGAGGCTCTAGGCGAAGTAGTCAAAGGCGGCGTGGTAGTCGTGCGCGACTCGCGCGTAGGTAGCGGCGAGACCACGTTAAACGGCGAGGTAGACGACGGTAAATACGGCTTTTTAGCTAGCGACAACCTAAACGCGCAAAAAGCTAGAGTACTCTTGATGCTTGCGCTTACGCAGACTACGGATAAAGCTAAGATCCAGGAGTTTTTCCTAACTCACTAA
- the rpoD gene encoding RNA polymerase sigma factor RpoD, with amino-acid sequence MSTAKKEALSLIEELFKENAKGYITYEKLVKFLDKAPTAAIAKKIESLAKANKIQLITSAEIAKMRNIEDAKKRREELAKLADDSLEEEFDLASETDLLEWSRSDSPVRMYLREMGQIALLTKEEEVEISKKIELGEDIIIDAFCSVPYLIDFILDYKEPLINRERRVKELFRSFDDEGEEGSEEVEEEEEEEIEDEGEESEEKEAKPKKNSKKDDKRAEKVIESFRALEKAKKEWLKTANKQNEVETEDEFLAKIMLAFKKKILKDKLMDLGPTSKLITEIVKSMETALKSDDEFDRELKRLEYKLPMFSDELKKNHKSILKDIIKLSKDDIIARVPEATMVSTYVEIKKLFATKEASKSGFNLDPILLKEILEQIKRGKKISDEAKARMAKSNLRLVVSIAKRYTNRGLPFLDLIQEGNIGLMKAVDKFEYKKGYKFSTYATWWIRQAISRAIADQARTIRIPIHMIETINRINKINRKYLQEEGKEPDVSVIAQEVGLSVDKVKQVIKITKEPISLEAPIGNEEDGKFGDFVEDRSSLSPMDHILKNDLKEQIDEVLDQLNEREKAVIRMRFGLLDDESDRTLEEIGKELNVTRERVRQIESSAIKKLKHPKVGRKLKNYIEG; translated from the coding sequence ATGAGTACCGCAAAAAAAGAGGCATTGTCGCTCATAGAAGAGCTTTTCAAAGAAAATGCCAAAGGCTATATCACTTACGAAAAACTTGTTAAATTTCTAGACAAAGCGCCGACGGCAGCGATAGCAAAAAAGATAGAGTCGCTAGCTAAAGCAAATAAAATCCAGCTCATCACCTCAGCTGAAATCGCTAAAATGCGCAATATCGAAGACGCCAAAAAACGCCGCGAGGAGCTAGCAAAACTAGCTGACGATAGCTTAGAGGAAGAATTCGACCTCGCCAGCGAAACAGATCTGCTCGAGTGGTCGCGCTCAGATAGTCCCGTACGTATGTATCTGCGCGAAATGGGTCAAATCGCGCTACTAACCAAAGAAGAAGAAGTAGAAATCAGCAAAAAAATCGAGCTTGGTGAAGATATCATTATAGATGCGTTTTGCTCGGTGCCCTACCTCATCGACTTTATCCTTGATTACAAAGAACCGCTCATAAACCGCGAACGCCGCGTAAAAGAGCTTTTTAGAAGCTTTGATGACGAGGGCGAGGAAGGCAGCGAAGAGGTCGAAGAGGAGGAAGAGGAAGAGATCGAAGACGAGGGCGAGGAAAGCGAAGAAAAAGAAGCCAAGCCTAAAAAAAATAGTAAAAAAGACGATAAGCGAGCCGAAAAGGTAATCGAGAGCTTTAGAGCGCTCGAAAAAGCTAAAAAAGAGTGGCTAAAAACGGCAAATAAACAAAACGAAGTCGAGACGGAAGATGAGTTTTTAGCAAAAATAATGCTTGCATTTAAAAAGAAAATCCTAAAAGACAAGCTGATGGATCTAGGACCTACAAGTAAGCTCATAACCGAGATCGTAAAGTCGATGGAAACGGCGCTAAAGAGCGACGACGAATTTGATAGAGAATTAAAAAGACTCGAATACAAATTGCCGATGTTTAGCGACGAATTAAAGAAAAATCACAAATCGATCTTAAAAGATATCATCAAACTAAGCAAAGACGACATCATCGCTAGAGTGCCAGAGGCCACGATGGTCTCAACCTACGTAGAGATCAAAAAACTGTTTGCGACCAAGGAAGCGAGTAAGAGCGGATTTAATCTCGATCCGATACTTTTAAAAGAAATCTTAGAGCAAATCAAACGCGGTAAAAAGATATCCGACGAAGCAAAAGCTAGGATGGCAAAGTCAAATTTGCGTCTCGTCGTAAGTATCGCCAAGCGCTACACGAACCGCGGTTTGCCGTTTTTAGACCTGATTCAAGAGGGCAACATAGGACTGATGAAAGCGGTTGATAAATTTGAGTATAAAAAAGGGTATAAATTTTCGACCTATGCGACGTGGTGGATACGCCAGGCTATCAGCCGCGCTATCGCCGATCAAGCCCGTACGATACGTATCCCTATCCACATGATAGAAACGATAAACCGTATCAACAAAATCAACCGCAAATACCTCCAAGAAGAGGGCAAAGAGCCCGATGTGAGCGTCATAGCGCAAGAAGTCGGACTAAGCGTAGACAAAGTAAAACAAGTCATAAAAATCACAAAAGAGCCTATCAGCCTAGAAGCTCCTATCGGCAACGAAGAGGACGGTAAATTTGGAGATTTCGTCGAGGATAGAAGCTCGCTAAGCCCGATGGATCACATCCTAAAAAATGACCTAAAAGAGCAGATAGACGAGGTCCTAGACCAGCTAAACGAGCGCGAAAAAGCCGTCATCAGGATGAGGTTCGGCCTGCTCGACGACGAGAGCGACCGCACGCTAGAAGAGATCGGCAAGGAGCTAAACGTAACCCGCGAGCGCGTCCGCCAGATCGAAAGCTCTGCTATCAAAAAACTAAAACACCCAAAAGTCGGTAGAAAACTCAAAAACTACATCGAGGGCTAA
- the flgG gene encoding flagellar basal-body rod protein FlgG, which produces MMRSIYSAATGMIAQQTQIDVTSHNIANVNTIGYKKNRAEFADLMYQVMEYAGTATSATTKSPTGIEVGLGARPTAITKIFSQGYFKETSNNLDMVIAGNGFFQVQLPDGTTAYTRNGAFKLDSEGTIVNSDGYVLQPQMTIPADATQVSVGTDGTVSVLQPGNTEMTQVGRIELANFINPAGLHSMGDNLYLPTGSSGEVVVGTAGQDGLGTIRQGFVEMSNVQLVEEMTDLITGQRAYEANSKAITTSDDMLSIVNSLKR; this is translated from the coding sequence ATGATGAGGTCTATTTATTCTGCCGCCACCGGTATGATCGCCCAACAAACCCAGATCGACGTTACGTCGCATAACATCGCAAACGTAAACACCATCGGCTACAAGAAAAACCGCGCCGAATTTGCCGATCTGATGTATCAGGTCATGGAGTATGCGGGTACGGCAACCAGCGCCACGACGAAAAGTCCAACGGGTATCGAGGTGGGTCTGGGCGCGCGTCCGACGGCGATAACGAAGATATTTTCGCAAGGGTATTTTAAAGAAACTAGCAACAACCTCGATATGGTTATAGCGGGTAACGGCTTTTTTCAGGTGCAGCTTCCGGACGGTACGACGGCGTATACTAGAAACGGCGCCTTTAAGCTAGATAGCGAAGGCACGATCGTAAACTCCGACGGATACGTACTTCAGCCGCAGATGACCATCCCGGCTGATGCCACCCAAGTTTCAGTCGGTACCGACGGCACAGTCTCCGTGCTGCAGCCGGGCAATACCGAGATGACGCAGGTGGGCCGCATCGAGCTAGCAAATTTTATCAACCCCGCAGGCCTGCACTCTATGGGCGACAACCTATATCTGCCGACGGGCTCTAGCGGCGAGGTCGTAGTCGGTACGGCGGGACAGGACGGTCTGGGTACGATCAGGCAGGGATTCGTCGAGATGAGTAACGTCCAACTGGTTGAGGAGATGACCGACCTCATCACTGGTCAGCGCGCGTACGAAGCAAACTCAAAGGCAATCACGACGAGCGACGATATGCTCTCGATCGTAAATAGCCTAAAGAGATAG
- a CDS encoding response regulator transcription factor — MFKILVAEDDENLNKIICLKLAQEGFSPLAAFDGRQALQLLESERADLVITDIMMPGLSGYELTKQIKLLDESLPVLMITAKSGMEGMEKGFVTGADDYMSKPVNLKEMTLRINALLRRAKIASGKRLKFKNSELDYAALSLKIGGEAVELAPKEFYLLFLLLSNPGKIFTRLEIMQEIWGYDTDSDERAVDTHVKKLRRKLENCTDFEIATVRGIGYKGEIYE, encoded by the coding sequence ATGTTTAAAATTTTAGTCGCCGAGGATGACGAAAATTTAAATAAAATAATCTGCCTAAAGCTCGCGCAGGAGGGTTTTTCTCCGCTTGCGGCATTTGACGGGCGGCAGGCTTTGCAGCTGCTAGAGAGCGAGCGCGCCGACCTTGTCATCACCGATATCATGATGCCCGGGCTTAGCGGATATGAGTTAACCAAGCAAATCAAGCTGCTAGACGAGTCGCTGCCGGTGCTCATGATAACGGCAAAAAGCGGCATGGAGGGCATGGAGAAAGGCTTTGTCACGGGGGCGGACGACTACATGAGCAAGCCCGTAAATTTAAAAGAAATGACGCTACGCATAAACGCGCTTTTGCGCCGAGCCAAGATCGCTAGCGGCAAGCGGCTGAAGTTTAAAAACTCCGAGCTAGACTATGCGGCTCTTAGCCTAAAAATCGGCGGTGAGGCCGTAGAGCTCGCGCCAAAGGAGTTTTATCTGCTCTTTTTACTGCTCTCAAACCCGGGCAAAATTTTCACTCGCCTAGAAATCATGCAAGAAATCTGGGGCTACGACACGGACAGCGACGAGCGCGCGGTCGATACGCACGTAAAAAAACTACGCCGCAAGCTAGAAAACTGCACGGACTTTGAGATAGCTACGGTGCGCGGCATCGGCTATAAGGGCGAAATTTACGAGTGA
- a CDS encoding SEL1-like repeat protein codes for MKKIVIAVACAVVLFGAGNDAKILQGACDAGDVRGCYNLGVSYANGESGLEQDYKKASELFLKSCEMGDAKGCYNLGILYSNGQGVAQDSKKASENFLKACDKGDAKGCYNLGFSYEKGQGVKQDYKKAGELYSKACDMGEALGCGNLGLLYEKGQGVKQDLKKASELHSKACEMRYAGGCYNLGVLYIEGQGVKKDYKKANELFSKACDMNDAESCYNLGVSYHDGQGVKQDYKKAVELFSKACEADYVKGCYNLGGSYYNGQGVKQDRNKASELYAKACDMGYANGCYNLGVLYAEGQGVIKDKQAAKKYFGKACDMGLKQGCDNHKILSK; via the coding sequence ATGAAAAAAATAGTCATAGCGGTAGCCTGCGCGGTGGTTTTATTTGGTGCGGGCAACGACGCAAAGATATTGCAAGGCGCTTGCGATGCGGGAGACGTAAGAGGCTGCTATAATCTGGGCGTTTCGTACGCAAACGGAGAAAGCGGCTTGGAGCAAGACTACAAAAAAGCTAGCGAGCTATTTTTGAAATCATGCGAGATGGGAGACGCAAAAGGCTGCTATAATCTAGGAATTTTGTATAGCAACGGTCAAGGCGTAGCGCAGGACTCCAAAAAGGCTAGCGAGAACTTTTTAAAAGCTTGCGATAAGGGGGACGCAAAAGGCTGCTATAACCTTGGATTTTCGTACGAAAAAGGCCAAGGGGTAAAACAAGACTACAAAAAGGCCGGCGAGCTATACTCTAAAGCTTGCGATATGGGAGAGGCACTAGGCTGCGGCAATCTGGGGCTTTTATACGAAAAAGGACAAGGGGTAAAACAAGACCTTAAAAAAGCTAGCGAGTTACACTCTAAAGCTTGCGAGATGAGGTATGCGGGAGGCTGCTATAATCTCGGGGTTTTATACATAGAAGGTCAAGGCGTAAAAAAAGACTACAAAAAGGCTAACGAGCTGTTTTCTAAGGCTTGCGATATGAACGATGCGGAGAGCTGCTACAATCTCGGCGTTTCATATCATGACGGTCAAGGCGTAAAACAAGACTATAAAAAGGCCGTTGAGTTGTTTTCCAAAGCTTGCGAAGCGGACTACGTAAAAGGCTGCTACAATCTCGGGGGCTCGTACTACAACGGCCAAGGCGTAAAGCAAGACCGCAATAAAGCAAGCGAACTATACGCTAAAGCTTGCGATATGGGCTATGCAAACGGCTGCTATAATCTCGGCGTTTTATACGCGGAAGGCCAAGGCGTAATCAAAGATAAACAAGCGGCTAAGAAGTATTTCGGCAAGGCTTGCGATATGGGCCTGAAACAAGGTTGCGATAATCACAAAATCCTAAGCAAATAA
- a CDS encoding branched-chain amino acid transporter permease, with translation MISVNSNEWAIFAAVLLSAFATFLTRAAPFYVIKNYKPSPWLSAVERHMGLMIMVILVCYGLRDVKFDVYPYGLNEAAAVFSAVLIHLKFKNTLLSIAASTAIYMTLIRII, from the coding sequence TTGATAAGCGTGAATTCTAACGAGTGGGCGATATTCGCCGCCGTTTTGCTAAGCGCGTTTGCGACCTTTTTGACGCGAGCCGCGCCGTTTTACGTCATCAAAAACTATAAGCCTAGCCCGTGGCTTAGCGCCGTGGAGCGACACATGGGGCTGATGATAATGGTTATCTTAGTGTGCTACGGACTAAGAGACGTCAAATTTGACGTTTATCCGTACGGACTAAACGAAGCGGCAGCCGTTTTTAGCGCGGTTTTGATTCATCTGAAATTTAAAAATACCTTGCTTAGTATCGCGGCTTCGACGGCGATATATATGACGCTTATTAGGATTATTTAA